The following is a genomic window from Tetrapisispora phaffii CBS 4417 chromosome 12, complete genome.
ACCCTTTAACATTTCCTAATACAATTCAACTCAAGTCagtattttataatattttaacgATCGTAATACCTTCTAATAAAGCCTTCaaatgttttatttgaaaatcaATCGATTTCTTTCTCCAGATTCGTTACTTTCTCCTGGAGCAACTAACCAAACAAAGGAAATGGAAGTAAAAAGAATTACAACTATAGAAACACCAACGTATGTATAACTGATGTCTTTGTAATAAGATTCTTCTCTTTTAACCTAAGACTTAAAACCACATTCACACAATGTGTCTAGtattaaataacaaatcATCTATTTGCAGTTTTATCAGATTATCTTGTTttactttttcttttgttttaaGTTTTTCTACTTtcgaaaagaaaaagaaacatgGCCTTCTCGAGATATTGCATGCATAATTGACAGCATAAGTAAGAAGTATCAAACAATACATTGTGAATGGGTAAGTTACTCACATAGCAAAGGTTGACCCACTGCCCCATATTCGATAAATCTGCTGATAGTTTGCTATGAGATgcattgtttttttttcactgGTTACTTCATTATAACTGAAGCTTCTTCAAACAGAGAATGTTGAATGATGATTGTGAAATATGTCAAGAATGTTTTAATACAGGctttatatttgtttacTTCATTGGATTAAACTAAcataataaagataatgaaaGATTGGGTATGTTTCTTGTTTCTATCTGAATATTTGTATAAATACATGTGTGAATATAATCGTTAAGTAGTGAATTGGGGCTCAAGAAGCAAGATCGTAGTATAACATGTAGACGTACTTGGACTCGTTGATAACTTGGTTCTCTGTAACTTCAGAAATGTCAGTATCTGATATTTTCCAATATGGTTTACTCTTTATGGAGTTCAGCTTTTTGGTTTTGGATTCAAGAACTCCGATTGTACGCTGTTGCATGTTGTTGTCTACATCTAACTTCAATTGTATTACAGGTGTTCTGTTTATGATATCGTATTTCTTAATAATGTCATTGCCATTTTGTTCATAGGAAATTCTTTTTACTAAATTGGGTTTCTTTCTATAACATTGGTAGTGTCCTTCCATATGTGTGCCCGTATGTTTAACCATTGCCTGTAAACTATACTTATTATTAACTATATCACTGCAGATGTTATCGGTAATCGATTGGCTCTGAAGCTCTAGCTTGCTGTCGTAGGCAATGTTGCAAGAATTTCTAACAGAAATCATTCCATTGTAAGAAGATCTTGAGAGGTGAAGAATTAAAGCTAGGGGTGCTTTTGTAATTACTGTCTTCTTGATGATCTTTGACCTAATTTTTTGACAGACATTTAaaccatttttattatatgacTTAATGTAGTATATTACATCGTCTGGTAACTCTTCATTGATACAAATTTTTGGTACCAGTTGTCTTAATGTATCAATATATCTTGATTCTTCGGCATTTATTGTTTTACCGTTGTTGTTcctctttaaatattcttcaTTAGCTagaattgaatttatttgacAAACCAAACACGCATAATCAGTGATCTCTTCAACTTGGTTCTTGTTGATCGTATTTAGTAGTGTATCTGATTGTATCCGAGGAAGATGGAGAGTTAGAATGATGAATTCGTGCTCTCTTACATTTGATGTTCTATTACAGGTTAGGCATATTAACGAATCAGTTTGGCAGCCAAGGAATGGAAATTCAGGCACTACCATCTGAGATTCACCACTTTTCTTGAAAGTTTGATCTAATACCTTATTTTCGTTCTTCAAAGTTTCTAAAAGAATTTGAGTTATCTCGTGGGCATCTTGCTGACCATTATTGAACTTGAGATGTACAGATACCTCCAACACTTTAATCAATTGTCTCACAGATGTACTTGTAGGTTTAGTTActattttttgtaaatcgaataaaaattcagaGACAGCTATGTGCAAAGGAATAATTTGTCTCAGTGATCCATAATCGTCTAAAGGTGAGATCTTACTTCTCTCAATATTGGAAGATAGATGGTTGTTCTGTATAAACCCATATGTGATCTTTAAtgtttcatttaaataaatagtaAATTTTGGCAGTGAGGATAGTGCTTGTAAGGAAGAAttgataaaacaatatgtacttgaattaattaatcCTGTGGTATACTTATCCTCTCGTTTTGATTCCTGATTGTTGtccaattttttgtttataaGAATATATTCTAAGCACGACTTGAATGTTGGGACTAATATATAACTCAATACAAGGGCAGTACATGTGtgtaaaattaattttgtttgattatttttgtaGTATGAAAAgataaatgaatttattcTACTAAATTCCCACATTTCCTGCtataattgtaattgaCAACTTGCAATATTCGCAGATGGATCAActtcatcaaataaaatagaacCGCTTGTGTACTCTTTTCAATAGTTCTTCAATCATCTATCATCATTAAAGCTTTGGTATTTTTTAAACTAATCTTTTTATACCCTTAACTTGAAACATACCGAACAGTATAAGGCCTCAGATAATGCACACTAATAAAATGTATGCAGtgtatatacatataagTAAACGtgtatattattattgtacTTATAGTATTCTATTTAAGATACATGAATTATggttttttttattaacaaGAGGTACGAATCAGTTTCTAAAATgcaaatattgattatgtaatattattcatgGCCAATTCTGATATGATTGTCCTAATTACTTGTTATCTAAGATTAGATTCATTATGACTTGTTGATAAGATGCTGGGTGAATATGGGGAATATGCCTTAGCATGTCTTCCTAGAGGTggtaatttaataaattgttcGTCTGCAGATTTCATTTTGGGAGTGTCCGTCATGCTCATAGTTCGtgtattattaaaagtattTGAATCGTTTCTTACCATTGGTCTGTAATCAAAATCTGAGTTTAATAGGATTGTATTTGTATCTGGAGTGTTTAGTTCAAACGTTTTGGGTGATAGTGAGAATGGCATCAACTGTTCAGATGTTTGGGGTGTGGCGTATTTCCCTGTCGGGAGCAAATTTGGAAGAAGGACAGGTTGGTTCTCTGATACCGGAAATTGTTTGTTAGATTGACATTTGATACTAGATAATGTTTTGGCGACCGACATAGCACTGCCACTATAATTCGTTTCTGAATCTTGGCTTTGTTTATCTCTGGAGGTTAACGACAATTGGTAACCTAGGGATGGAAGTATAGTATTTCCTTGGAATGAATTATTTCCACTCTCCGAGCCACCTAAGGGTTGCTCTGATTTATTTCTGATATCAATGCCTTCTAATAACGAATAAAGattgttttgtttatttgaGCTTGCAGCACTATTAGTTGCTTCCTCCTTAATTAACTGTATCAACTCCCTTTGGGTTGATAATATAGTTTCacatttcttctttgtaGAGTCTACCTCTTTTTTCACTGATTCTACTTCGATGcacaatttttcatttaacGATTTGAAATGTTTactaaataaatttacTTGTGATTCCAATTGCATATATTCGATGGCTCTTTGATCTGTATTATTCttaataacattattttcaattgctccattttttgattttgattgtctatattttattcttctATAAATATCGTTTTCTCTTGCCCTTTTAAATACTACATTTTCAACCAAACTAGGGACCAACTGCTGTAAAAAATAAGCCAAATAGCGATTTGATGAATCTTGtgaattcattaacatAATGAGGCCATCGATGAACACAACACCCAACGTTTCAAAAAGCATCGAAAAACGATCAAGCTTGAAATGTGTGTCATTTTTCGCATTCGCAGATATTGCTGTAGAGAGTACCAACGATTTTTGTTTCAAGAATGGTAACCATGGGGAAAGTTTACCCACCAGCTCCTTTGGAACAACCCTTTTAAGATCTCTATAATGAGTGATGGGAATTACAATATCCTCATGTCTAACCTTTAAGTTTCCAAATTCATTGGCAATTGTCTCTAATTCTATGGAATCATCCAATTCATTGAATAGAGTGAAAAACTCAAAATTGTCAATATCTACTGTAATGCCTTTACTTTCCAAAACTTTAACAtaaactaaaaataaatagacAGACAAAAAAACGGGACATTGGCCAAGCACGTTTGATCTTGTAATGACGCTCTGCCCCAACGTGACCTGCATAATGTGTTGTGAATCTGTAGCAATTAACAAATCAATAATCCTATAGTTCAACACAGGTTgaacaatattaaaactaTTCA
Proteins encoded in this region:
- the TPHA0L01680 gene encoding uncharacterized protein (similar to Saccharomyces cerevisiae GCR1 (YPL075W); ancestral locus Anc_8.543) codes for the protein MVRYLDYINYLLEGRGHDACSNRGKGLLGAMNGLLQILVMNSFNIVQPVLNYRIIDLLIATDSQHIMQVTLGQSVITRSNVLGQCPVFLSVYLFLVYVKVLESKGITVDIDNFEFFTLFNELDDSIELETIANEFGNLKVRHEDIVIPITHYRDLKRVVPKELVGKLSPWLPFLKQKSLVLSTAISANAKNDTHFKLDRFSMLFETLGVVFIDGLIMLMNSQDSSNRYLAYFLQQLVPSLVENVVFKRARENDIYRRIKYRQSKSKNGAIENNVIKNNTDQRAIEYMQLESQVNLFSKHFKSLNEKLCIEVESVKKEVDSTKKKCETILSTQRELIQLIKEEATNSAASSNKQNNLYSLLEGIDIRNKSEQPLGGSESGNNSFQGNTILPSLGYQLSLTSRDKQSQDSETNYSGSAMSVAKTLSSIKCQSNKQFPVSENQPVLLPNLLPTGKYATPQTSEQLMPFSLSPKTFELNTPDTNTILLNSDFDYRPMVRNDSNTFNNTRTMSMTDTPKMKSADEQFIKLPPLGRHAKAYSPYSPSILSTSHNESNLR
- the UBP16 gene encoding putative ubiquitin-specific protease UBP16 (similar to Saccharomyces cerevisiae UBP16 (YPL072W); ancestral locus Anc_8.540), with translation MWEFSRINSFIFSYYKNNQTKLILHTCTALVLSYILVPTFKSCLEYILINKKLDNNQESKREDKYTTGLINSSTYCFINSSLQALSSLPKFTIYLNETLKITYGFIQNNHLSSNIERSKISPLDDYGSLRQIIPLHIAVSEFLFDLQKIVTKPTSTSVRQLIKVLEVSVHLKFNNGQQDAHEITQILLETLKNENKVLDQTFKKSGESQMVVPEFPFLGCQTDSLICLTCNRTSNVREHEFIILTLHLPRIQSDTLLNTINKNQVEEITDYACLVCQINSILANEEYLKRNNNGKTINAEESRYIDTLRQLVPKICINEELPDDVIYYIKSYNKNGLNVCQKIRSKIIKKTVITKAPLALILHLSRSSYNGMISVRNSCNIAYDSKLELQSQSITDNICSDIVNNKYSLQAMVKHTGTHMEGHYQCYRKKPNLVKRISYEQNGNDIIKKYDIINRTPVIQLKLDVDNNMQQRTIGVLESKTKKLNSIKSKPYWKISDTDISEVTENQVINESKYVYMLYYDLAS